A genomic region of Canis aureus isolate CA01 chromosome 16, VMU_Caureus_v.1.0, whole genome shotgun sequence contains the following coding sequences:
- the CORO6 gene encoding coronin-6 isoform X11: MPSPWGWFAVTACGGAGNNFEEPVALQEMDTSNGVLLPFYDPDSSIVYLCGKGDSSIRYFEITDEPPFVHYLNTFSSKEPQRGMGFMPKRGLEVSKCEIARFYKLHERKCEPIVMTVPRKSDLFQDDLYPDTPGPEPALEADEWLSGQDAEPVLISLRDGYVPPKHRELRVTKRNILDVRPPSGPRRSQSASDASLSQHTLETLLEEIKALREQVQAQEQRITALENMLCELVDGTD; encoded by the exons ATGCCGAGTCCCTGGGGGTGGTTTGCGGTGACTGCATGCGGCGGCGCAGGG AACAACTTCGAGGAGCCAGTGGCACTGCAGGAGATGGACACAAGCAACGGGGTCCTACTGCCCTTCTATGATCCCGACTCTAGCATCGTCTACCTATGCGGCAAG GGCGACAGCAGCATTCGATACTTTGAGATTACGGACGAACCACCTTTCGTGCATTACCTGAACACCTTCAGCAGCAAGGAGCCTCAGAGGGGCATGGGTTTCATGCCCAAGCGGGGGCTGGAAGTCAGCAAGTGTGAGATCGCCCG GTTCTACAAGTTGCACGAAAGAAAATGTGAGCCCATCGTCATGACTGTGCCCCGCAAG tCAGACTTGTTCCAGGACGACCTATACCCAGATACTCCCGGCCCCGAGCCGGCCCTAGAAGCGGACGAATGGCTATCTGGCCAGGACGCCGAACCGGTGCTCATCTCGCTGAGGGACGGTTACGTGCCTCCCAAGCACCGCGAGCTCCGCGTCACCAAGCGCAATATCCTGGACGTGCGCCCCCCCTCTGGCCCCCGCCGCAGCCAGTCGGCCAGCGACGCCTCCCTGTCG CAGCACACCCTGGAGACGCTGCTGGAGGAGATCAAGGCCCTGCGCGAGCAGGTGCAGGCCCAGGAGCAGCGCATCACGGCCCTGGAGAACATGCTGTGCGAGCTGGTGGACGGCACCGACTAG
- the ANKRD13B gene encoding ankyrin repeat domain-containing protein 13B isoform X2: MIGPRIVRQKVDIEQLDPRGRTPLHLATTLGHLECARVLLAHGADVGRENRSGWTVLQEAVSTRDLELVQLVLRYRDYQRVVKRLAGIPVLLEKLRKAQDFYVEMKWEFTSWVPLVSKICPSDTYKVWKSGQNLRVDTTLLGFDHMTWQRGNRSFVFRGQDTSAVVMEIDHDRRVVYTETLALAGQDRELLLAAAQPTEEQVLSRLTAPVVTTQLDTKNISFERNKTGILGWRSEKTEMVNGYEAKVYGASNVELITRTRTEHLSEQHKGKVKGCKTPLQSFLGIAEQHGGPQNGTLITQTLSQANPTAITAEEYFNPNFELGNRDMGRPMELTTKTQKFKAKLWLCEEHPLSLCEQVAPIIDLMAVSNALFAKLRDFITLRLPPGFPVKIEIPIFHILNARITFGNLNGCDEPVPSVRGSPGSETPSPGSDSSSVSSSSSSTSCRGCEISPALFEAPRGYSVLGGQREAATREDDDDLLQFAIQQSLLEAGSEYDQVTIWEALTNSKPGTHPMSYEARRQDRSVPAGPDPSSLPRNNTCTEHLQILSQWLRTPTAGQLLWGPVEPLLERPAHAAAAARAAPGPGVGAKPSAQPAPGPWRPRVPELRRAAAAGHGAVRAGAGGAAAARAPGGGGAGAHPAALADGAVAPTAGPLGHAPRDLPRSETRSAARVPAGTVEARPRGRGGSPGTGRGGIRAATRCPARAPEAARTVRYPCFAVS, translated from the exons GTGGACATCGAGCAGCTGGATCCCCGCGGGCGGACTCCCCTGCACCTGGCCACCACCCTGGGACACCTCGAGTGTGCCCGTGTGCTCCTGGCACACGGGGCAGATGTGGGTAGGGAGAACCGCAGCGGCTGGACAG TACTTCAGGAGGCTGTGAGTACCCGGGACCTGGAGCTGGTACAGCTGGTGCTGCGGTACCGGGACTACCAGCGGGTGGTGAAGCGGTTGGCAGGCATCCCTGTGCTCCTGGAGAAGCTGCGCAAG GCCCAGGACTTCTACGTGGAGATGAAATGGGAGTTCACTAGCTGGG TGCCTTTGGTGTCCAAGATCTGCCCTAGTGACACCTACAAAGTGTGGAAGAGTGGGCAAAACCTACGGGTAGATACCACGCTCTTGGGCTTTGACCACATGACATGGCAGCGAGGGAACCGCAGCTTCGTCTTCAGGGGCCAAG ACACAAGTGCCGTGGTCATGGAGATCGACCATGATCGCCGAGTAGTGTACACAGAGACTCTGGCCCTGGCTGGGCAGGATCGTGAACTGCTGCTGGCTGCTGCCCAGCCCACCGAGGAGCAGGTGCTAAGTCGCCTCACTGCGCCCGTCGTCACCACGCAGCTCGACACCAAGAACATCTCCTTTGAGAG gaaCAAGACTGGCATCCTGGGCTGGCGCAGTGAGAAGACCGAGATGGTGAATGGGTATGAAGCCAAG GTATATGGGGCATCCAACGTGGAGCTCATCACCCGGACACGGACAGAGCACCTTTCAGAACAGCACAAGGGCAAGGTCAAAG GCTGTAAGACACCTCTGCAGTCCTTCCTGGGAATTGCTGAGCAGCATGGGGGCCCCCAAAATGGG ACCCTGATCACTCAGACTCTGAGCCAAGCCAACCCTACTGCCATCACTGCAGAAGAGTACTTCAACCCCAACTTTGAGCTTGGCAACCGGGACATGGGCCGCCCCATGGAACTGACCACCAAGACACAGAA GTTCAAGGCCAAGCTGTGGCTGTGTGAGGAGCATCCCCTGTCCCTGTGTGAGCAGGTGGCCCCCATCATTGACCTCATGGCTGTCAGCAATGCGCTTTTCGCCAAGCTCCGGGATTTCATTACCCTGCGCCTGCCGCCTGGTTTCCCAGTCAAGATTG AAATCCCCATCTTCCACATCCTCAACGCTCGCATCACCTTCGGAAACCTCAATGGCTGCGACGAGCCGGTGCCATCGGTGCGGGGCAGCCCTGGCAGTGAGACCCCTTCCCCCGGCAGCGACTCCTCCAGCGTCAGCAGCTCCAGTTCCTCCA CCTCGTGCCGCGGCTGCGAGATCTCCCCCGCGTTGTTCGAGGCCCCACGTGGCTACAGTGTGCTGGGCGGCCAGCGGGAGGCGGCGACCCGCGAGGATGACGACGACCTGCTGCAGTTCGCCATCCAGCAGAGCCTGCTGGAGGCCGGCAGCGAGTATGACCAG GTCACCATCTGGGAGGCGCTTACTAACAGCAAGCCGGGCACTCACCCCATGTCCTACGAGGCCCGCCGACAGGACAGGTCAGTGCCCGCCGGTCCTGACCCATCATCCCTGCCCCGAAATAACACATGCACGGAGCACCTCCAGATCCTGTCCCAGTGGCTGCGGACACCGACGGCTGGGCAGCTCCTCTGGGGCCCAGTAGAGCCCCTACTG GAGCGCCCCGCCCACGCCGCAGCGGCAGcccgcgccgcccccggcccTGGCGTCGGTGCCAAGCCCTCGGCCCAGCCCGCGCCCGGGCCCTGGCGGCCACGTGTTCCGGAGCTACGACGAGCAGCTGCGGCTGGCCATGGAGCTGTCCgcgcaggagcaggaggagcggcggcggcgcgcgcgccaggaggaggaggagctggagcgCATCCTGCGGCTCTCGCTGACGGAGCAGTAGCGCCCACTGCCGGGCCCCTCGGCCACGCCCCGCGCGACCTGCCCCGGAGCGAGACTCGCTCGGCTGCCCGCGTACCCGCCGGGACCGTGGAGGCGCGGCCTCGGGGGCGCGGAGGCTCACCTGGCACCGGACGGGGAGGGATTCGCGCGGCCACGAGGTgcccggcccgggccccggaGGCTGCTCGCACGGTCCGGTACCCCTGCTTTGCTGTATCCTGA
- the ANKRD13B gene encoding ankyrin repeat domain-containing protein 13B isoform X1, translated as MIPANASARKGPEGKYPLHYLVWHNRHRELEKEVRAGQVDIEQLDPRGRTPLHLATTLGHLECARVLLAHGADVGRENRSGWTVLQEAVSTRDLELVQLVLRYRDYQRVVKRLAGIPVLLEKLRKAQDFYVEMKWEFTSWVPLVSKICPSDTYKVWKSGQNLRVDTTLLGFDHMTWQRGNRSFVFRGQDTSAVVMEIDHDRRVVYTETLALAGQDRELLLAAAQPTEEQVLSRLTAPVVTTQLDTKNISFERNKTGILGWRSEKTEMVNGYEAKVYGASNVELITRTRTEHLSEQHKGKVKGCKTPLQSFLGIAEQHGGPQNGTLITQTLSQANPTAITAEEYFNPNFELGNRDMGRPMELTTKTQKFKAKLWLCEEHPLSLCEQVAPIIDLMAVSNALFAKLRDFITLRLPPGFPVKIEIPIFHILNARITFGNLNGCDEPVPSVRGSPGSETPSPGSDSSSVSSSSSSTSCRGCEISPALFEAPRGYSVLGGQREAATREDDDDLLQFAIQQSLLEAGSEYDQVTIWEALTNSKPGTHPMSYEARRQDRSVPAGPDPSSLPRNNTCTEHLQILSQWLRTPTAGQLLWGPVEPLLERPAHAAAAARAAPGPGVGAKPSAQPAPGPWRPRVPELRRAAAAGHGAVRAGAGGAAAARAPGGGGAGAHPAALADGAVAPTAGPLGHAPRDLPRSETRSAARVPAGTVEARPRGRGGSPGTGRGGIRAATRCPARAPEAARTVRYPCFAVS; from the exons GTGGACATCGAGCAGCTGGATCCCCGCGGGCGGACTCCCCTGCACCTGGCCACCACCCTGGGACACCTCGAGTGTGCCCGTGTGCTCCTGGCACACGGGGCAGATGTGGGTAGGGAGAACCGCAGCGGCTGGACAG TACTTCAGGAGGCTGTGAGTACCCGGGACCTGGAGCTGGTACAGCTGGTGCTGCGGTACCGGGACTACCAGCGGGTGGTGAAGCGGTTGGCAGGCATCCCTGTGCTCCTGGAGAAGCTGCGCAAG GCCCAGGACTTCTACGTGGAGATGAAATGGGAGTTCACTAGCTGGG TGCCTTTGGTGTCCAAGATCTGCCCTAGTGACACCTACAAAGTGTGGAAGAGTGGGCAAAACCTACGGGTAGATACCACGCTCTTGGGCTTTGACCACATGACATGGCAGCGAGGGAACCGCAGCTTCGTCTTCAGGGGCCAAG ACACAAGTGCCGTGGTCATGGAGATCGACCATGATCGCCGAGTAGTGTACACAGAGACTCTGGCCCTGGCTGGGCAGGATCGTGAACTGCTGCTGGCTGCTGCCCAGCCCACCGAGGAGCAGGTGCTAAGTCGCCTCACTGCGCCCGTCGTCACCACGCAGCTCGACACCAAGAACATCTCCTTTGAGAG gaaCAAGACTGGCATCCTGGGCTGGCGCAGTGAGAAGACCGAGATGGTGAATGGGTATGAAGCCAAG GTATATGGGGCATCCAACGTGGAGCTCATCACCCGGACACGGACAGAGCACCTTTCAGAACAGCACAAGGGCAAGGTCAAAG GCTGTAAGACACCTCTGCAGTCCTTCCTGGGAATTGCTGAGCAGCATGGGGGCCCCCAAAATGGG ACCCTGATCACTCAGACTCTGAGCCAAGCCAACCCTACTGCCATCACTGCAGAAGAGTACTTCAACCCCAACTTTGAGCTTGGCAACCGGGACATGGGCCGCCCCATGGAACTGACCACCAAGACACAGAA GTTCAAGGCCAAGCTGTGGCTGTGTGAGGAGCATCCCCTGTCCCTGTGTGAGCAGGTGGCCCCCATCATTGACCTCATGGCTGTCAGCAATGCGCTTTTCGCCAAGCTCCGGGATTTCATTACCCTGCGCCTGCCGCCTGGTTTCCCAGTCAAGATTG AAATCCCCATCTTCCACATCCTCAACGCTCGCATCACCTTCGGAAACCTCAATGGCTGCGACGAGCCGGTGCCATCGGTGCGGGGCAGCCCTGGCAGTGAGACCCCTTCCCCCGGCAGCGACTCCTCCAGCGTCAGCAGCTCCAGTTCCTCCA CCTCGTGCCGCGGCTGCGAGATCTCCCCCGCGTTGTTCGAGGCCCCACGTGGCTACAGTGTGCTGGGCGGCCAGCGGGAGGCGGCGACCCGCGAGGATGACGACGACCTGCTGCAGTTCGCCATCCAGCAGAGCCTGCTGGAGGCCGGCAGCGAGTATGACCAG GTCACCATCTGGGAGGCGCTTACTAACAGCAAGCCGGGCACTCACCCCATGTCCTACGAGGCCCGCCGACAGGACAGGTCAGTGCCCGCCGGTCCTGACCCATCATCCCTGCCCCGAAATAACACATGCACGGAGCACCTCCAGATCCTGTCCCAGTGGCTGCGGACACCGACGGCTGGGCAGCTCCTCTGGGGCCCAGTAGAGCCCCTACTG GAGCGCCCCGCCCACGCCGCAGCGGCAGcccgcgccgcccccggcccTGGCGTCGGTGCCAAGCCCTCGGCCCAGCCCGCGCCCGGGCCCTGGCGGCCACGTGTTCCGGAGCTACGACGAGCAGCTGCGGCTGGCCATGGAGCTGTCCgcgcaggagcaggaggagcggcggcggcgcgcgcgccaggaggaggaggagctggagcgCATCCTGCGGCTCTCGCTGACGGAGCAGTAGCGCCCACTGCCGGGCCCCTCGGCCACGCCCCGCGCGACCTGCCCCGGAGCGAGACTCGCTCGGCTGCCCGCGTACCCGCCGGGACCGTGGAGGCGCGGCCTCGGGGGCGCGGAGGCTCACCTGGCACCGGACGGGGAGGGATTCGCGCGGCCACGAGGTgcccggcccgggccccggaGGCTGCTCGCACGGTCCGGTACCCCTGCTTTGCTGTATCCTGA
- the ANKRD13B gene encoding ankyrin repeat domain-containing protein 13B isoform X3: MIPANASARKGPEGKYPLHYLVWHNRHRELEKEVRAGQVDIEQLDPRGRTPLHLATTLGHLECARVLLAHGADVGRENRSGWTVLQEAVSTRDLELVQLVLRYRDYQRVVKRLAGIPVLLEKLRKAQDFYVEMKWEFTSWVPLVSKICPSDTYKVWKSGQNLRVDTTLLGFDHMTWQRGNRSFVFRGQDTSAVVMEIDHDRRVVYTETLALAGQDRELLLAAAQPTEEQVLSRLTAPVVTTQLDTKNISFERNKTGILGWRSEKTEMVNGYEAKVYGASNVELITRTRTEHLSEQHKGKVKGCKTPLQSFLGIAEQHGGPQNGTLITQTLSQANPTAITAEEYFNPNFELGNRDMGRPMELTTKTQKFKAKLWLCEEHPLSLCEQVAPIIDLMAVSNALFAKLRDFITLRLPPGFPVKIEIPIFHILNARITFGNLNGCDEPVPSVRGSPGSETPSPGSDSSSVSSSSSSTSCRGCEISPALFEAPRGYSVLGGQREAATREDDDDLLQFAIQQSLLEAGSEYDQVTIWEALTNSKPGTHPMSYEARRQDRSAPPTPQRQPAPPPALASVPSPRPSPRPGPGGHVFRSYDEQLRLAMELSAQEQEERRRRARQEEEELERILRLSLTEQ; the protein is encoded by the exons GTGGACATCGAGCAGCTGGATCCCCGCGGGCGGACTCCCCTGCACCTGGCCACCACCCTGGGACACCTCGAGTGTGCCCGTGTGCTCCTGGCACACGGGGCAGATGTGGGTAGGGAGAACCGCAGCGGCTGGACAG TACTTCAGGAGGCTGTGAGTACCCGGGACCTGGAGCTGGTACAGCTGGTGCTGCGGTACCGGGACTACCAGCGGGTGGTGAAGCGGTTGGCAGGCATCCCTGTGCTCCTGGAGAAGCTGCGCAAG GCCCAGGACTTCTACGTGGAGATGAAATGGGAGTTCACTAGCTGGG TGCCTTTGGTGTCCAAGATCTGCCCTAGTGACACCTACAAAGTGTGGAAGAGTGGGCAAAACCTACGGGTAGATACCACGCTCTTGGGCTTTGACCACATGACATGGCAGCGAGGGAACCGCAGCTTCGTCTTCAGGGGCCAAG ACACAAGTGCCGTGGTCATGGAGATCGACCATGATCGCCGAGTAGTGTACACAGAGACTCTGGCCCTGGCTGGGCAGGATCGTGAACTGCTGCTGGCTGCTGCCCAGCCCACCGAGGAGCAGGTGCTAAGTCGCCTCACTGCGCCCGTCGTCACCACGCAGCTCGACACCAAGAACATCTCCTTTGAGAG gaaCAAGACTGGCATCCTGGGCTGGCGCAGTGAGAAGACCGAGATGGTGAATGGGTATGAAGCCAAG GTATATGGGGCATCCAACGTGGAGCTCATCACCCGGACACGGACAGAGCACCTTTCAGAACAGCACAAGGGCAAGGTCAAAG GCTGTAAGACACCTCTGCAGTCCTTCCTGGGAATTGCTGAGCAGCATGGGGGCCCCCAAAATGGG ACCCTGATCACTCAGACTCTGAGCCAAGCCAACCCTACTGCCATCACTGCAGAAGAGTACTTCAACCCCAACTTTGAGCTTGGCAACCGGGACATGGGCCGCCCCATGGAACTGACCACCAAGACACAGAA GTTCAAGGCCAAGCTGTGGCTGTGTGAGGAGCATCCCCTGTCCCTGTGTGAGCAGGTGGCCCCCATCATTGACCTCATGGCTGTCAGCAATGCGCTTTTCGCCAAGCTCCGGGATTTCATTACCCTGCGCCTGCCGCCTGGTTTCCCAGTCAAGATTG AAATCCCCATCTTCCACATCCTCAACGCTCGCATCACCTTCGGAAACCTCAATGGCTGCGACGAGCCGGTGCCATCGGTGCGGGGCAGCCCTGGCAGTGAGACCCCTTCCCCCGGCAGCGACTCCTCCAGCGTCAGCAGCTCCAGTTCCTCCA CCTCGTGCCGCGGCTGCGAGATCTCCCCCGCGTTGTTCGAGGCCCCACGTGGCTACAGTGTGCTGGGCGGCCAGCGGGAGGCGGCGACCCGCGAGGATGACGACGACCTGCTGCAGTTCGCCATCCAGCAGAGCCTGCTGGAGGCCGGCAGCGAGTATGACCAG GTCACCATCTGGGAGGCGCTTACTAACAGCAAGCCGGGCACTCACCCCATGTCCTACGAGGCCCGCCGACAGGACAG GAGCGCCCCGCCCACGCCGCAGCGGCAGcccgcgccgcccccggcccTGGCGTCGGTGCCAAGCCCTCGGCCCAGCCCGCGCCCGGGCCCTGGCGGCCACGTGTTCCGGAGCTACGACGAGCAGCTGCGGCTGGCCATGGAGCTGTCCgcgcaggagcaggaggagcggcggcggcgcgcgcgccaggaggaggaggagctggagcgCATCCTGCGGCTCTCGCTGACGGAGCAGTAG
- the ANKRD13B gene encoding ankyrin repeat domain-containing protein 13B isoform X4 has protein sequence MIPANASARKGPEGKYPLHYLVWHNRHRELEKEVRAGQVDIEQLDPRGRTPLHLATTLGHLECARVLLAHGADVGRENRSGWTVLQEAVSTRDLELVQLVLRYRDYQRVVKRLAGIPVLLEKLRKAQDFYVEMKWEFTSWVPLVSKICPSDTYKVWKSGQNLRVDTTLLGFDHMTWQRGNRSFVFRGQDTSAVVMEIDHDRRVVYTETLALAGQDRELLLAAAQPTEEQVLSRLTAPVVTTQLDTKNISFERNKTGILGWRSEKTEMVNGYEAKVYGASNVELITRTRTEHLSEQHKGKVKGCKTPLQSFLGIAEQHGGPQNGTLITQTLSQANPTAITAEEYFNPNFELGNRDMGRPMELTTKTQKWPPSLTSWLSAMRFSPSSGISLPCACRLVSQSRLKSPSSTSSTLASPSETSMAATSRCHRCGAALAVRPLPPAATPPASAAPVPPPRAAAARSPPRCSRPHVATVCWAASGRRRPARMTTTCCSSPSSRACWRPAASMTRSPSGRRLLTASRALTPCPTRPADRTGAPRPRRSGSPRRPRPWRRCQALGPARARALAATCSGATTSSCGWPWSCPRRSRRSGGGARARRRRSWSASCGSR, from the exons GTGGACATCGAGCAGCTGGATCCCCGCGGGCGGACTCCCCTGCACCTGGCCACCACCCTGGGACACCTCGAGTGTGCCCGTGTGCTCCTGGCACACGGGGCAGATGTGGGTAGGGAGAACCGCAGCGGCTGGACAG TACTTCAGGAGGCTGTGAGTACCCGGGACCTGGAGCTGGTACAGCTGGTGCTGCGGTACCGGGACTACCAGCGGGTGGTGAAGCGGTTGGCAGGCATCCCTGTGCTCCTGGAGAAGCTGCGCAAG GCCCAGGACTTCTACGTGGAGATGAAATGGGAGTTCACTAGCTGGG TGCCTTTGGTGTCCAAGATCTGCCCTAGTGACACCTACAAAGTGTGGAAGAGTGGGCAAAACCTACGGGTAGATACCACGCTCTTGGGCTTTGACCACATGACATGGCAGCGAGGGAACCGCAGCTTCGTCTTCAGGGGCCAAG ACACAAGTGCCGTGGTCATGGAGATCGACCATGATCGCCGAGTAGTGTACACAGAGACTCTGGCCCTGGCTGGGCAGGATCGTGAACTGCTGCTGGCTGCTGCCCAGCCCACCGAGGAGCAGGTGCTAAGTCGCCTCACTGCGCCCGTCGTCACCACGCAGCTCGACACCAAGAACATCTCCTTTGAGAG gaaCAAGACTGGCATCCTGGGCTGGCGCAGTGAGAAGACCGAGATGGTGAATGGGTATGAAGCCAAG GTATATGGGGCATCCAACGTGGAGCTCATCACCCGGACACGGACAGAGCACCTTTCAGAACAGCACAAGGGCAAGGTCAAAG GCTGTAAGACACCTCTGCAGTCCTTCCTGGGAATTGCTGAGCAGCATGGGGGCCCCCAAAATGGG ACCCTGATCACTCAGACTCTGAGCCAAGCCAACCCTACTGCCATCACTGCAGAAGAGTACTTCAACCCCAACTTTGAGCTTGGCAACCGGGACATGGGCCGCCCCATGGAACTGACCACCAAGACACAGAA GTGGCCCCCATCATTGACCTCATGGCTGTCAGCAATGCGCTTTTCGCCAAGCTCCGGGATTTCATTACCCTGCGCCTGCCGCCTGGTTTCCCAGTCAAGATTG AAATCCCCATCTTCCACATCCTCAACGCTCGCATCACCTTCGGAAACCTCAATGGCTGCGACGAGCCGGTGCCATCGGTGCGGGGCAGCCCTGGCAGTGAGACCCCTTCCCCCGGCAGCGACTCCTCCAGCGTCAGCAGCTCCAGTTCCTCCA CCTCGTGCCGCGGCTGCGAGATCTCCCCCGCGTTGTTCGAGGCCCCACGTGGCTACAGTGTGCTGGGCGGCCAGCGGGAGGCGGCGACCCGCGAGGATGACGACGACCTGCTGCAGTTCGCCATCCAGCAGAGCCTGCTGGAGGCCGGCAGCGAGTATGACCAG GTCACCATCTGGGAGGCGCTTACTAACAGCAAGCCGGGCACTCACCCCATGTCCTACGAGGCCCGCCGACAGGACAG GAGCGCCCCGCCCACGCCGCAGCGGCAGcccgcgccgcccccggcccTGGCGTCGGTGCCAAGCCCTCGGCCCAGCCCGCGCCCGGGCCCTGGCGGCCACGTGTTCCGGAGCTACGACGAGCAGCTGCGGCTGGCCATGGAGCTGTCCgcgcaggagcaggaggagcggcggcggcgcgcgcgccaggaggaggaggagctggagcgCATCCTGCGGCTCTCGCTGA
- the ANKRD13B gene encoding ankyrin repeat domain-containing protein 13B isoform X5, with product MIPANASARKGPEGKYPLHYLVWHNRHRELEKEVRAGQVDIEQLDPRGRTPLHLATTLGHLECARVLLAHGADVGRENRSGWTVLQEAVSTRDLELVQLVLRYRDYQRVVKRLAGIPVLLEKLRKAQDFYVEMKWEFTSWVPLVSKICPSDTYKVWKSGQNLRVDTTLLGFDHMTWQRGNRSFVFRGQDTSAVVMEIDHDRRVVYTETLALAGQDRELLLAAAQPTEEQVLSRLTAPVVTTQLDTKNISFERNKTGILGWRSEKTEMVNGYEAKVYGASNVELITRTRTEHLSEQHKGKVKGCKTPLQSFLGIAEQHGGPQNGTLITQTLSQANPTAITAEEYFNPNFELGNRDMGRPMELTTKTQKWPPSLTSWLSAMRFSPSSGISLPCACRLVSQSRLKSPSSTSSTLASPSETSMAATSRCHRCGAALAVRPLPPAATPPASAAPVPPPRAAAARSPPRCSRPHVATVCWAASGRRRPARMTTTCCSSPSSRACWRPAASMTRSPSGRRLLTASRALTPCPTRPADRTGQCPPVLTHHPCPEITHARSTSRSCPSGCGHRRLGSSSGAQ from the exons GTGGACATCGAGCAGCTGGATCCCCGCGGGCGGACTCCCCTGCACCTGGCCACCACCCTGGGACACCTCGAGTGTGCCCGTGTGCTCCTGGCACACGGGGCAGATGTGGGTAGGGAGAACCGCAGCGGCTGGACAG TACTTCAGGAGGCTGTGAGTACCCGGGACCTGGAGCTGGTACAGCTGGTGCTGCGGTACCGGGACTACCAGCGGGTGGTGAAGCGGTTGGCAGGCATCCCTGTGCTCCTGGAGAAGCTGCGCAAG GCCCAGGACTTCTACGTGGAGATGAAATGGGAGTTCACTAGCTGGG TGCCTTTGGTGTCCAAGATCTGCCCTAGTGACACCTACAAAGTGTGGAAGAGTGGGCAAAACCTACGGGTAGATACCACGCTCTTGGGCTTTGACCACATGACATGGCAGCGAGGGAACCGCAGCTTCGTCTTCAGGGGCCAAG ACACAAGTGCCGTGGTCATGGAGATCGACCATGATCGCCGAGTAGTGTACACAGAGACTCTGGCCCTGGCTGGGCAGGATCGTGAACTGCTGCTGGCTGCTGCCCAGCCCACCGAGGAGCAGGTGCTAAGTCGCCTCACTGCGCCCGTCGTCACCACGCAGCTCGACACCAAGAACATCTCCTTTGAGAG gaaCAAGACTGGCATCCTGGGCTGGCGCAGTGAGAAGACCGAGATGGTGAATGGGTATGAAGCCAAG GTATATGGGGCATCCAACGTGGAGCTCATCACCCGGACACGGACAGAGCACCTTTCAGAACAGCACAAGGGCAAGGTCAAAG GCTGTAAGACACCTCTGCAGTCCTTCCTGGGAATTGCTGAGCAGCATGGGGGCCCCCAAAATGGG ACCCTGATCACTCAGACTCTGAGCCAAGCCAACCCTACTGCCATCACTGCAGAAGAGTACTTCAACCCCAACTTTGAGCTTGGCAACCGGGACATGGGCCGCCCCATGGAACTGACCACCAAGACACAGAA GTGGCCCCCATCATTGACCTCATGGCTGTCAGCAATGCGCTTTTCGCCAAGCTCCGGGATTTCATTACCCTGCGCCTGCCGCCTGGTTTCCCAGTCAAGATTG AAATCCCCATCTTCCACATCCTCAACGCTCGCATCACCTTCGGAAACCTCAATGGCTGCGACGAGCCGGTGCCATCGGTGCGGGGCAGCCCTGGCAGTGAGACCCCTTCCCCCGGCAGCGACTCCTCCAGCGTCAGCAGCTCCAGTTCCTCCA CCTCGTGCCGCGGCTGCGAGATCTCCCCCGCGTTGTTCGAGGCCCCACGTGGCTACAGTGTGCTGGGCGGCCAGCGGGAGGCGGCGACCCGCGAGGATGACGACGACCTGCTGCAGTTCGCCATCCAGCAGAGCCTGCTGGAGGCCGGCAGCGAGTATGACCAG GTCACCATCTGGGAGGCGCTTACTAACAGCAAGCCGGGCACTCACCCCATGTCCTACGAGGCCCGCCGACAGGACAGGTCAGTGCCCGCCGGTCCTGACCCATCATCCCTGCCCCGAAATAACACATGCACGGAGCACCTCCAGATCCTGTCCCAGTGGCTGCGGACACCGACGGCTGGGCAGCTCCTCTGGGGCCCAGTAG